TAAAATTCACTATAAAATGAATTTAACATAGTTGATTTTTTGCTTATAATACAATGAAAACAAATCATTTAAGTAACCCCATATTGTATTCCAAACTTAAATCAACTTAAAACTACAGTATTTTAATGACAAAAAAACACCTCATTCCTGAAGTGTTTTTCTATTAGAATTGATCTAGTTATATTATTTTTTTATCCACCATTGGCTGTCTTTACGATCAGAGCGTTTTACCCCATTATCAATGGTATAAGCGAATCCGATTCCAAGGGTTTGTTTCAGCTGCGTTTTTTCGATTTGACTGTGATCATACAACAAATCAACCGTTACATTGGATGAAATATATTTGTTTACTTTCAGGTTCAATAGGGCTCCATAAGCCAATACCAATCTATCCGGATGATCCAGATAATTTGAAAAGACCGATGCGGTATTGGTCAAGTAGATATCTTCCATTATTTTCAGCTTATAAATTGCCGTTCCCAAGAAACCGAACTGCAATAAAGAAGAATCACCATCGCTTTTCAAACCGTAGCTTCCCGCTGTCTGAAGGTCTTTATCCAGTACAAATGTCCATCTGGCGTTGGTAGGACGTAAAGTTACCGTCAGATCTTCATTAGGTCTGTACGTGATACCCATCCCGACGTTCAGGTAACCTGGAGCCATAAAATTTGAGATTTTTTTGGCTTCAGGGTTGTTTCCGTCTTCATATCCTGCAGCAAACTGAGATTGTAATCCCGTTCCTAAAGAGAAATACCAGCTTTTTGAAAATTTTCGCCCATAGTTGGTAGAAACATTGATAACATCCTGAGTTTTCCTTATTCCTATTCCTTTGGTATCATTTTGTCCATAACCTAAAATAATGATATTTTCCCAGAGATCATTATTTTTCTCGTACGTCAGGTTGTAATTGACACCGGCAAGCCACCCCACGTTATTAGCCCCACCTTGTACCCAGTTTGAAAAGGCAGACTGATTGATCATTAATGTATTTTTCCCTATCACAGACCAGTATTTTACTGTGTCTACCACAACAGAATCTTTCTTCAATTCTTCTTGTGCACTTGCATAAATCCCAATAAAAAAGGAAAGAATCAATAAAAACTTCTTCATTACTCAAATAATTTTCACTGCAAAAATATTAATATAATTTTTTTTAAAGGTAAATTCAGCTTTAAAGAATTAGGATTCTTTAAAGTTTAAATGCCTAACAATAAGATATCTCTATAAAATCAATGCCAAAATAATAAGTCTGAAAATAAATTTGACACCTTTTGTCTTAAAATCAGATGGATAGAAATTGATTCATCGCCAAATTTTCCGAAATTTATCATTGGCTTTTGATTTGACGTAAAATCCTCATGTTTAAAAATGCAATTTCAAAAAGAGCGATTATATACCCTTTGCTGATGCTTTCTGCAATGTGGTTCGGGTATTTTTTACAAATGCAGGGATTTTTTCAAAGCTGTTTTGGAGCGATTATACCGCTTTTACCTGAAGGACTGCTGGGTATAGTTACCTCCCCTCTTTTGCATGGAAATATCGATCATATTATAGGAAACTCTATTCCCATAGCGGCACTTATGTTTTTGCTCTATCAGTTTTACCCTTTAGTTGCAAACAAGGTTTTTATTATCGGCTGGCTGGCAACAGGGCTTTTGGTATGGCTTCTTCCTCCCATCGACATTTTTTCCGGCGAATATATGTACACCTGTACAATCGGAGCCAGTGGCGTGGTCTATGTTCTTGCCTTCTTCCTTTTCTTCAGTGGAGTATTCAAATGGAATACAAAGCTTCTTACCATTTCAATGCTAGTGGTACTGTATTATGGAAGTTTAGTCTGGGGAATGCTTCCGGAAGAACTGTTCTACAATATGCAGGAACCCAGTAAAATTTCATGGCAGGCCCATCTTTCCGGTGCTGTAGTAGGTAGTGTCATTGCATTTGCTTTTAAAAATGTTGGAGAAAAAAAGAAAAAATTTATCTGGGAATTCCCTAATTATTATAGTGAAAAGGATGATAAGCTGTGGCAGGAATACAAGGAAAATCATCCGGAAGATTTTATGGAGCTTCCCTATAAAAAAAGAGATGATATTTGGGATCATTTGGATGAATTAAGGAAAAGATAAAAACTTATTTCATTACATTTGAAAAAAAACACACATGATTTCCGAAGAATACTTTTACGCAATCGCCCTCCGCGAATGCAGCCAGATAGGTGATATTCATTTTCATAAACTTGTCCATACTTTTGGGAGTGCACAGGAAGCATGGAAAAGAGCAAAGAAAGAGTACAAAAAACTGGAAGGAATAGGACAAAAAACAGTTTCAGATATTGGAAATAAGTCTCATTTGGAATTCGCAGAAGAAGAATTAAATTTTTGCGAAAAAAATAATATCCGGATCAGGCTGAAGCATCTTAGTGAAACTCCTTTACTGCTTAATGAATGTAATGATGCCCCTGCTATTCTTTATCAGAAAGGAAAGATTGATGATACACAATCAAAAGTAAGTATTGTAGGAACCCGAAATATGACGGGCTATGGCCAAAAATTTATTGAAGACTTCTTTGAAACAACTCAATCTTCAAGATATACATCAGTAAGCGGACTTGCTTTGGGTGTTGACAAAGAGGTTCATGAGCAGTCTATTCTTCACCGAAAATCTACTGTAGCGGTTCTTGCACATGGTTTCCAATATTTATATCCATCAAAGAACAGAAAACTTTCAGAGAAAATTTTGGAGGAAGGAGGCGCATTAATCACAGAGTTTAGTTCTTCCCGGAAACCAGACCGTGAAAACTTTATCCAGAGAAATAGAATTGTAGCAGGAATGTCTCCCGCAACCATTGTGGTGGAAACCGGTTTTGGAGGAGGGTCTGTAAGTACTGCTGCTTTTGCCAATGATTATAACCGTGACGTCTTTGCCCTCCCGGGAAAAATTACAGACATCTGCAGCCAGGGATGTAATCAGCTGATTTTCCATAATAAAGCGACAGCCATTTCTACCATAAAAGATCTTGTAAACATGCTAGGGTTTAATGATCCTAAAGAAAAAATAGAAGAGTTATTTCCTTACAGCGAGACATTGATGCAATTATCTGATAATCAATATTTAATATATCAATCTATTAAAGATCAACCTCAGATTTCTCTGGATGATCTGGCGCAGAAAATTAATATTCCCACCCACAAAATCTTACCAATAATTTTGGAATTGGAACTTTTAGGGAAAGTAAAATCATTTTCCGGGAGGCAATTCATCGCAATTTAAGATTTAATGATTTCTTAATATTGCATTATTTCACACATAACATTTCATTTTTAATAAAATTTGAACACAAATTATCAATTTAATAATATTACGAAACATTATTATTTAATTTTTAACAATGTTGAAATACAGTGTTGTGAATCTTGAAAAAAAAATTAAATTTGTTGACAATAATATTCAACCTTAATATATGGAACAATATAATATTGACCAGAAAATCCAAGAGTTTATTGCAAAAATTGAAGCAAAAAATCCTAACGAACCGGAATTCTTACAGGCTGTAAAAGAAGTTGCCGTAACAGTAATTCCATTCATTGCTACTAAAAAAGAATATACCGGAATGAAGCTGCTTGAAAGAATGGCTGAAGCTGAAAGAATTATTATTTTCAGAGTTCCATGGGTTGATGACAAAGGAGAGATTCAGGTTAACAGAGGTTTCAGAATTCAAATGAACTCTGCTATTGGACCATACAAAGGAGGGATTCGTTTCCATCCTACTGTAAACTTATCAGTTCTTAAGTTCTTAGCTTTCGAACAAGTATTCAAAAACTCTTTAACAACTCTTCCAATGGGAGGTGGTAAAGGAGGTTCAGATTTCGATCCACAAGGAAAATCTGATATGGAAGTAATGCGTTTCTGCCAGGCTTTCATGACAGAACTGTGCAAGCACATTGGTCCTGAAACAGACGTACCTGCGGGAGATATCGGTGTAGGAGCAAGAGAAATCGGATATTTATTCGGACAGTACAAGAAAATCAGAAACGAATTTACCGGAGTTCTTACAGGAAAAGGTCTTGCCTATGGAGGTTCATTAATCCGTCCTGAAGCTACAGGATACGGCGTAGTATACTTCGCTGAGCAAATGCTTAAGACTATCGGACAGGATTTCCAAGGGAAAACAGTAACGGTATCAGGTTTCGGAAACGTAGCTTGGGGAGTTATCAAAAAAGCAACTGAACTTGGCGCTAAAGTAGTAACAATCTCTGGACCAGATGGATACATTTATGACAAAGATGGTATCAGCGGAGAAAAGATCGATTATTTATTAGAGCTTAGATCTTCAGGAAACAACAGAGCTGAAGATTATGCTAAAAAATATCCTTCTGCTGAATTCCATGCTGGAAAACGTCCTTGGGATGTGAAATGTGATGTAGCGTTCCCTTCTGCAACTCAAAACGAATTAGATTTAGATGATGCAAGAAAACTAGTTGAAAACGGATGTGTTTGTGTAACGGAAGCGGCTAACATGCCTTCTACACTAGACGCCATCAACTATTTCTTAGATAATAAAGTATTATTCTCTCCTGGTAAAGCTTCCAACGCTGGAGGTGTTGCTACATCAGGATTAGAAATGACTCAGAACTCTATCCGTCTTAACTGGACTTCTGAAGAGGTTGATGCAAGATTAAAGGAAATCATGATTGGTATCCACAAAGCTTGTAGAGACTACGGAAAAGACGAAGACGGTTATGTAAACTACGTAAAAGGTGCAAATATTGCCGGCTTCGTAAAGGTAGCAGAAGCAATGTTGGCTCAAGGAGTTGTGTAACAGAAAAACAAAGGTTGGGAAAAATTCCCGACCTTTTTTGATATAGCCTGTTCCCGGGATAATGGGAAAAAAGTAAAAAGTGAAAGGAGAAAGCGCTGCTATATGCAGCGCTTTTTTTATTTTTATATCATGAAAAACACTTTTAAAAATATTGATGAATATATCCTTCTATTCCCGATGGAAGTGCAGGAAAAACTGCTTGAACTTAGACAAGCCATCCATTCACAGATTCCGGATCTGGAAGAATATATTGGATATCAGATGCCTGCTTTCAGGTATAAAGGAAAACCTTTGGTATATTTTGCCGGATATAAAAAACACATTGGTTTTTATCCCGGAGCTGAAGGGATCAGTAATTTTGAAACAGATTTTGAGCAAAGAAAATATACATTTTCCAAGGGAGCTGTACAGTTTCCGATTTCCGGTGATCTCCCGCTGGATTTAGTCAATAAGATTCTCCGGTTTAAAGTAGGAAAAATTGACCAAAAAAAATCCTGAAATACGAGATTTCAGGATTCCGACTAGTGTTTGCTAAAGTACTTTTACTTTTTCTTCTTTTTGTCTTTCTTTTCCTCTTTAGGTGCATCTGCTGGCTTCGTTGCATCTGTAGGTGTTGTACTTACCGTTGGGTCAGTTGCAGGAGATGTTTCCATTGTAGTTGCAGGGGTTTTTTCCTGTTGAGTTTTTGGATCCGAAGGACTTGTAGTCTGTGTATTCGGTTGTTGGGTTTGAGTTGTCGTTGGATTATTAGTAGAAGTATCCGCCGGCTTTTGTGGTGTTGATTGTGCTGATACTGCGATTACTCCGACTAATGTAAACGCTGCCGTTAAAAATAACTTTTTCATAATGTAATATTTAAATGATTGTTTAACTTAAACGAAGCATCATTTATAAAATTATGTGTAATAAGCTTATTTAACGTACTTTATAATTATTTAAGAGGAATTAGTAAAAAATAATTCTAACGAATTGGACTGAAGGACCGAAGCTTGAAGCTAGAAGTTAATCTCAGTTGAGCCATCATTTTTTTGTGTAACAGCTTCACGCTCCATCTTCTCACTTCCTGCCTACAAAACTACTTTGCTACATTCTTCATCATTTTTTCCACGAATTCAAAAGCGGCCGGACAGATCACTGTATTTTTCAGCATCAGGTTATTAATCTGATAAATCTTCTTCCGGTCTGTGTGAGGGTATTCACGGCAGGCCTTAGGTCTTACTTCATAGATAGAACAGGTATTATCACTGTTCAGGAAAAAGCATGGAAGATGCTGCAGTACCTTATCATTATCTTCATCTATCCTTAAAAATTTGGCCTCAAAGTCTGCAGGCTTCATACGAAGATGCTTGGCAATACGCTCAATATCCTTTTCCGTGTACAAAGGGCCGGTTGTTTTACAGCAATTGGCACATTGCAAGCAGTCTATTTCAGAGAAAACTTCATCATGGGTTTCCTGCACAATATAATCAAGGTTTTTGGGCGGTTTTTTCTTTAATCCGTCCAGAAATTTCTTATGCTCTTTCTGCTTTTGTATTGCTTGTTTTTTATAAAAATCTAAATTCATTTATTCATTATTTCTTACAAAATCTGGAATCTCTTCTTTCTTATACTCATTGATTTTATCGAGATCCAGGACTGTCGTAAGGTTTTCTTTGCTTGGATAATACATCGGAACAAATTTAGCTCCGTATACAATTTCTCTGGTAGTATAGGAGGACCGCTGAACTACAGTGTTTGAAAATACTTCATCAAATGCCCGTACCTGTACAATAAGCTCGATATCCGTATTTTTAAAATCATCTTCGGAAAAGCCATAAAATGGAGAGTTTTCATCAATTTTATGCACCACGGTCCAGTTGAGTGCCAACGTATTAATTTTGCTCATTTGGGTGTCCAGTCTGTAAAAATTACTTTTGGCAATTCCATTTTCTATGACTTCAATAGCCGCCGAAAGAATCACGTCAGCATCTGTCAGTGCATTATTTTTATAAGGGGCAAGCCTGAACATCAATGCTGGAGAGTCCTGAAAAGGAGCAATAACTGCTATATCAGAAAATCTGAGGTATGCTCTCGGTCTTGAAAATCTTCCGTAAAAAAGTCCTGTTGCTATGGCAAAGGTAAGCAATCCCAAAAAAGCTTCAAAAGTAGCCACAAGGCTGGCCAAAAATCCCACCGGAGCAATTCTTCCATATCCAACTGTTGTGAAGGTCTGGGAACTGAAGAAAAAGACGTCGATAAATTCGTTCAACGGATCACTTTTATCAATTCCGGTCAGGTGCTCAACACCTATCAGGTAATAGATCATTGCAAAAAGAAGATTGATGAGAATATAAGCTATGACTAAGTAAGAAATAAAGCGAAATGAAGAAAGATTCAGCATGGTATGATACCAGCTTAGCCTGTTGAAGACATTCACTCCTCTTCTCTGAACATTCGGAAGACCGTCTTTATTGATAAATCTTCCGGATGCATTAGTCCCGAAGCCACTGTTCTCCGCATTTTTCTGACGGATCTTTTTTCTGAATCCTCTTGTCATTTTTATAGCATTTATTTTTGAACAGCTTAAATTACAACAGCAAATTGAGGGATTTGCTTATCTTCTTTCTTACCGTTTCTGGTGCAAAGATAAAATATTGTTTTGATGAATTTTATCAATTGATTCATTTGAGTTTTAATTTGATTTTGGAGTACATTTGAGGTATGAAAAAACTGGAGTCAAGAGAGGACATTGAGCACCTTGTCAACTCATTTTATACAAAGGTCATTAAAGATGAAACCATAGGATTTTTCTTTAATGATGTTGCTAAAGTAGATTGGGATAAACATCTTCCTAAAATGTATTCTTTCTGGGAATCTATTCTTTTCGGGCAGATGTCTTATAAAGGAAATCCAATGGGCGTTCATTTCCCGATTAATGAGATACAGGCAATGGAACAGAAGCATTTTGACAGATGGCTGCTTCTTTGGCGTACTACTATTGAAGAAAATTTCGTAGGAGAAAATGCAGATATGGCAGTCTACAAGTCTGAAAACATAGCAAAGCTTATGGCTTTCAAGATGGATTTGGCGAGGAGATTGTAATGTGTTTCGAGGTGCGGGATTTCGGGGTACGAGGTACAAAATCCCAGATTTATTTCAAATAATAATTTCTCTTTTAAGGCACAATTACCGTAAAGATATAAGCTGCCAGATTCACCAATAGAACAGTTCCGTAGAGGACATTTGTTTTTCCGCGGCTTAATGAAAGCATTACGATAAATACGGATAAAGAAAGCAAAATAATATCCTTTTTGTCCAAGCCCAGAACCAATGGAATATCGTACATGATGCATACCACGGAAACCGCTGGAATAGTCAATCCAATACTAGCCAGTGCAGAACCCAATGCAAGATTCAAACTGGATTGGATTTGATTGGCTCTTGCCGCTCTGATTGCCGCAACCCCTTCCGGAAGTAATACTACGGCTGCAATGATGACCCCAACAAGGGATTTTGGAGCACCAAGGCTTTGTACCATCCCTTCTATCGTGTCTGATAATCCTTTTGCCATCAATACAACAATAACAAGGCAAACCACAAGAAAAGCAAAGCTGATAAGCGTTTTTGTGAGTGAAGGAATATAATGTTCTTCCGGATGTTCATCAGGAACAATAAAATAGCTTCTGTGGCGCACAGTCTGTACCATCAGGAAAACTCCGTAAATAACAAGACATGCGATGGATATAAAAATAAGCTGAGCTTCGTTATAGAAAGGTCCGTTGACACTTGAAGTAAAATTAGGAAGAACAAGGGTAAGTACAAGAATAGAAACAATACTTACCAGATAAGTAGTTGCTGAGGTTCTTGCGAAGAATTGCTCATGATATTTAACACCGCCTACAAGAATACATATTCCCAGAATTCCGTTAAGAATAAGCATTACAGCGGCAAAAACCGTATCCCTGGCCAGCGTGATCGCCTGATCTCCGCCGGCCACCATCAGCGAGATGATGAGCGCAACTTCAATAATGGTGATACAAAGAGCCAGAATAATGGTTCCGAAAGGCTCCCCTACTTTATGAGCCACTACTTCGGCATGGTGTACTGCTGATAATACACTTCCGATCAGTAAAACACCTGCAAAAATATCATAAAGAACCCCAGATCCCATCAGTCCGGAAAAGTAGTACCCTACCGCAAGGAGAGGAAAAACATAAGTATAATGTAAGAATTCTTTAGGTCTCATAAGTGACTACAAAATACAAAAAATCTATGAAATTTTAAATATCAAAAGAAAATATTAATAATATTTTAATGCGGCCAGAAGTTAAAGTCCTGATAATCTGTAAACATATGAAACAGAAGTCCAATTCCTATAATTCTGATATCTCCTTTAAAAAACAGCAGCAAAAAATACACCGCAATGGCATAATATGAATGTAAAAAATGAAAACCTATACTTCCCCGCGACGGATCAAAAATAGGATTGGCAAAAAGATGGTCCAGATCTACCAGCATGGTAGCCAGGAGAATAAAATAAGCTTTCTTCCAGTTTTTACGGTAAAAAATCAATGCAATAAAGACCGGAAAAACGAGATGCAAAAAATAATGGGTAAAGGTTTTTAGCAATGCGATGTCTGATGGAGCCATTAATAGATAATTTTATTCGGTTTCTATGCTTACCACCGTAAAATTAAGGGTAATTCTCCATTTTTTGCTTTTATTTTTATCCAATAATCCTGTGATTTATTCCCGTAAAGTATATAATCTATATCTGAAATAATTCTTTTTTCAGTGTTACCAAGCATTTTAAAAGAAGAATACAGCAGAGCAGTGTTTCTGATGAAAATATAATTTTCTTTTAACTGAGGTGATAATGATACTGGTTTTCGGGTTGATTTGATCGCAACACCGTTGTTATTTCGGCTGATTTGATTCGGCTGGAAAGGAATTGCTGTGAATTGATTTTCGTTATTGATCCACTTTTTAGACTGGAAATATTCCCATGTTCTTTCAGGATCATCACTTTTAATATCTATAGTATAATTGGGTTGGGTTATTTTTTGAAAGGTCTTTTTTTCAACTTCATTGAAATTGTCATCATATTCATAGCTGATAATCGTATCATTGACCTGTTCAAGATCTGCCGTTGCTTTCAGATAAACAGCTTGTGAAGAATCAGCAATACTTTTATTGAAAAAACGGCTAAAATTCCTGATGTTTTCTTTGTCTAATTCCAGATCAAGAAAGTGATTTCCCTTCTGAAGTTTGGAGGTTATCGAATTAAAAATTTCAGAGCCTGAATTATTCTTTATTTCAATTTCATCATCATTTAAATCAATAGAAAAGTTTTGAATTTTCTTTCCTGAAATGAAAGAAATGCTTGCAGCTGTATAATGAATAAACTGATCTGCATCCCAAACCGGATTTGAAGAAGTCTTGAGAAGCTTTTTCTGAATGTTTTCAAAAGCCAGATCTGAAGTCCCTGCAACACAATGGTCTCCATTGATTATAATAAAAATATTATCCTTCTGAAAATGATTATTCCCTTTCTCTACAAAATTTTGTTTCTTTAAAAAAGTGATCAATTTTTGTGGGTCTTTCAATTCTAAAACACTGTACCATTCGGAGAACTTTGTGTCTTTAAGATGGAAGATCTGCAAAAAATCAGGAATTCTGATTCCCGCCTCTTTCAATGAACCTGAATTCTTGCCTTTAGCTTTGTTTCCGGACCAATGTGAAGGATGTGTTATCAGGCTGAAGAGATATTGTCCCGTTAGTTTCTTGACATCAATTAAAACTACTGCATCTGCATTTCCAGGAATATATTTGAGGTTCTTATTCTTATGAAAGGCCACAAAATATACTGCAATAGCGAGCAATACAATTAACGGGACAATAATCTTCTTTTTATTCATCTATAAAATTTGTGGTTTCTCTTCTGTTTCTTTTGTTTTAAAAACCTGATCGAATACATCAAAGAAATACATTAAACTGTTTTCCGAAGAATCTTTAATATTATAATTCATTTCTGTCTGGATACTCTCTCCCTTCACTTCTGTTTTATAATACATTTCACCAACATTTTTTCTGACAGCATCCAGTGCTTTTCTTTCTTTAGGACTTTTAAATTCTTTGTCTAAACCTGTTAAAAGTTTTTGGATATCCAATCTTCCTGATAATGGATATTTAGCTGAATCTTTCGCCCATTTTCTGGAAATGTCAGATTGATTTACAGGTAAAATATTGTCCGCTGAACTCATCAGATAAACAACACCATCATTTACTGTGAAGAACAGCTGATCTATATATCCTCCATCTTTCTCTTCCTTAAAGGTGTACAGATTTCCTTTTTTAGAGAACCTTTTAGAGAATTTCTTGTTGGTGGCCAGTAAATCAAAAATACGGTTCCAGTAGCCTTCATTCTCTGTTGCAAAAGCAAAAGTGAAATTAGGCACAGCAATTTCTTTGGTTTTCTTCACTTCTTTTTCGTTGAAATCAGCATCGTATTCGTAATCCGTGTACTCTACTGTTTTGGATTTCAATTCATTTAAAACAAAGATTCCGTTTCCGGGTGCAATTTTGGTAATAGCTTCTTCATCCAGAACAATTTTCATCGTTTCCATGACCAGCTCCATTTCCTTTTTATACTCGTTTTCTCCGGAATTCTGAAGCAGGCTGTACATCAAATCAAAACATTTGGCTCCATTCACATTCATTGCATAGTAGCCAACGCTTTTTTCATTGATTAATTCCAGCAGTTTTTTATTCTTCTTTCCTTTATAAATAGCTGATATATTCTTTTGAAGGTCAGCATTTTTGTGCTGGTAATTATTAACAAGCCTTACTTTATCTTTATCAAAATACAGATTGTAAGAATAGTTGGAATTGTACATATTTTTAAAGAACTGCCCATAGCTGTAGAACTTCGTCATCTTACCATAGATTCCTTCATTCACTATTCTTCCATAGTCTGTATAGACAAAAGCATCAGAATTAGTGTCTCTGAATGTTAGCATTTCTTTAGGAACTTCAATTTCCAGATTTGAGCTGAAATATTGGTCAAAATGATCTTCAGCATTCTTTTTAACGATCTTAAAGTTTTCTCTGCGGATAGAGTCCTGCTCTTTTTTGTATGCTTTATCCTCTTCTTCATCGTAAGCATAAGCATCATCAGGCATTTCCTCTCCGTTTTCGGGGTTCTCAGCACTTTCCTTCTCTGCAGGATATTTATGATGTTTCTGCAGGTATTTGATGTCTTTCTGGATTCTTGCAATCTCGTTGTTGTTATCTTTGATGCTTTCCTTCAGATATTTAATATCATCCTTAAGGTTTTTGATTTCTTCTTTGTAATCAAAAGGCTTTTCCGGCTCATCAGTATAAGCTGTATCTCCTTCTTCTGCGTAAACGCTGTCAACAGCTACGGCAGTACTGTCCGCAACGGCTTCTGTTGACCAAAGATCTTTGTAAGGTTTGGTATAGCTTATCATCCTAAGAACCGCGCGGCTTCCGTTCCAGGCCACAAAAATATCATCATTGATATCTACGTAAGAATAGTTCTTTTTATTAGAAACTTCCTGTCCTTTTTTCTTAACAGAATTGATGAATTCCTGAAACTTCTCCTTATTATCAATGATAAAATGAGTATTGTATGCCTTAATGGAGTCATTAAAGCTTGCATAATGGTACTGAACAGCGTCATATTTGATTCCGGTTTTGGAATAATCTGTCCAAGAAAGGTTTTCTTTATTATTTTTGCTCAGTTCGTGCAGCAAAGGATTCAGTTTATTCCAGTTGATTTTGTTGTTAAGCTGTTTCCCGTTGACTTCCATATAAAATACAGCATCAGTGGGGATTTTCATACTATTTTGGGCAAAAACCAGTGTAAAACCAAAGAGTACAAAAAGGATTTTTTGTGTTTTTAATAAGATAGATTTCATGACTATAGTTTAGAAATTTATTGAAAAAGAATTGTGTTATGTATTTGTTTTTTCTGAAGGATCAGATCCAGAATATCAGCTTCCAGTTTGAGCGCTTTTTTATTGGGAGAAAGCACATACGTATTGTTTGTTTGTGATTTCACTGTACTTTCAAACTGCATAATGGAAGTATATCTCGCATTGTTAAAAACTTCCTTATCCGCTTTACTCATCTTGTCGTAATCTGCTTTGAATGTATTGACTTTATTCCTTGTCAGCGTCTTTTTTTCAAGATTCTGGCTGTAAACCTGCGTTGGAACCATTTTACCCAATATATTCTGAGCCTTCAGTTTTTCCAGGCCGGCATTGATGTTTTCAATTTTCTTAAAATTACAGCTCAGTTTAATGATGTAATTATCAAAATCCATGGATGTTTTCACATTGCTTATTCCGGGAGTTCCTTTGAAAATTTTTGCCGCTTCATTGATTTTATTTTCAATTTCGGTCTTTTTCGGAACTTTTTTCCCGTTGATAGTTTCCATTTTTGAGATGGATGCCAGCCTCGTTTTGCTTTTACTGGCGTTAAGAATAATGGTATATTCTCCTGTTCCGTCAGCCTTTACATTCACTTTATCAAGGATATCGAAACAGCTTGTAAGAAATAGTAAAGGAAAAAAAAGAAGAAATAATCTGAGGAAATTTTTCATGATTGGGTTTAAAGCCACAAAATTACTCAATTTTGGACTTAAAACCTTATAATCTCCGATTTTTTGGGCATAAATAGCTGTTTCCCGGTACTTTTTTAGGGGAAAACACGGTACTATTTCCGTATATTATTTTTTAAACACGTCCTTTCAGATAGTCCTGACGAAGATCTTCGTCCAGCTTTTCAATAGCATACCGAAGGCAGGTTCTGGGCATTTCATTGTAATATAAATTCAGATAACGGATTAATTCTCCTTCATTCTTATTTCCCATTTCCCTTAATAGCCAGCCATTGGCTTTATGCATCAGATCATGCGGGTGCTTCAGGTTTCTGGTTACGAATTCCTTAGTAAGATCAAATGATCCCTTTTTTATATAATGCATCGTCCCTACAACAGCCACTCTTTTGTGCCACATTTCTTCAGATTCAGAAAGCTTCCTAAGAAGGCTTTCCT
This genomic window from Chryseobacterium viscerum contains:
- a CDS encoding ion channel — protein: MTRGFRKKIRQKNAENSGFGTNASGRFINKDGLPNVQRRGVNVFNRLSWYHTMLNLSSFRFISYLVIAYILINLLFAMIYYLIGVEHLTGIDKSDPLNEFIDVFFFSSQTFTTVGYGRIAPVGFLASLVATFEAFLGLLTFAIATGLFYGRFSRPRAYLRFSDIAVIAPFQDSPALMFRLAPYKNNALTDADVILSAAIEVIENGIAKSNFYRLDTQMSKINTLALNWTVVHKIDENSPFYGFSEDDFKNTDIELIVQVRAFDEVFSNTVVQRSSYTTREIVYGAKFVPMYYPSKENLTTVLDLDKINEYKKEEIPDFVRNNE
- a CDS encoding group III truncated hemoglobin yields the protein MKKLESREDIEHLVNSFYTKVIKDETIGFFFNDVAKVDWDKHLPKMYSFWESILFGQMSYKGNPMGVHFPINEIQAMEQKHFDRWLLLWRTTIEENFVGENADMAVYKSENIAKLMAFKMDLARRL
- a CDS encoding calcium:proton antiporter, producing the protein MRPKEFLHYTYVFPLLAVGYYFSGLMGSGVLYDIFAGVLLIGSVLSAVHHAEVVAHKVGEPFGTIILALCITIIEVALIISLMVAGGDQAITLARDTVFAAVMLILNGILGICILVGGVKYHEQFFARTSATTYLVSIVSILVLTLVLPNFTSSVNGPFYNEAQLIFISIACLVIYGVFLMVQTVRHRSYFIVPDEHPEEHYIPSLTKTLISFAFLVVCLVIVVLMAKGLSDTIEGMVQSLGAPKSLVGVIIAAVVLLPEGVAAIRAARANQIQSSLNLALGSALASIGLTIPAVSVVCIMYDIPLVLGLDKKDIILLSLSVFIVMLSLSRGKTNVLYGTVLLVNLAAYIFTVIVP
- a CDS encoding DUF6122 family protein, coding for MAPSDIALLKTFTHYFLHLVFPVFIALIFYRKNWKKAYFILLATMLVDLDHLFANPIFDPSRGSIGFHFLHSYYAIAVYFLLLFFKGDIRIIGIGLLFHMFTDYQDFNFWPH